The Triticum aestivum cultivar Chinese Spring chromosome 3A, IWGSC CS RefSeq v2.1, whole genome shotgun sequence genome includes a region encoding these proteins:
- the LOC123059274 gene encoding chitinase CLP, with protein MADQAKLSRHNPYTNHVFHRVIISALVLLLSCTAATSDRQPPLISQLAKDPETSLYTISVKADKSPLLLDLAGSLVWSTCPPSSAHSTVPCESDTCAVAKQQSSHRCRYVDGGRFWENREPGPSWCACAARPLNPVTGQCSTGDLTSLTMKANTTNGTMELRPEESFAVVGACAPGRLLGSLPAGAAGVAGLSRRSLSLPSQLVAQRGFGRKFSLCLPAFATFGDTPVYLPTPERGFIDYTTSIPYTPLLTNPANAGGYYIPVKGISASWHGADAAAALPRGALDIDVRTGRGGVVLSTATPYTVMRPDVFRAFAKAFDHAIIRGKVSFMERVPATKPFELCYNGAFPMLKRAGLDMPYIKLELGDGATRNWTLFNDNYMVPVDGAMCVGILPMGPDGMPVDGEPAVVIGGKQLENNLLVFDLEKQVLGFSMLLSVQLSGCRSSYFFRN; from the exons ATGGCTGACCAAGCCAAGCTTTCCCGCCACAACCCCTATACGAACCATGTGTTCCATCGTGTCATCATCTCGGCACTCGTCCTGCTGCTGTCCTGCACGGCGGCGACCAGTGACCGGCAACCACCACTGATCTCCCAGCTCGCCAAGGACCCCGAGACCTCCCTCTATACCATCTCCGTCAAGGCTGACaagtcgccgctcctcctcgaccTCGCCGGCTCGCTCGTGTGGTCGACGTGCCCGCCCTCGTCGGCGCACAGCACGGTGCCGTGCGAATCCGACACGTGCGCCGTGGCCAAACAGCAGTCCTCGCATCGCTGCCGGTACGTGGACGGCGGCCGGTTCTGGGAGAACCGCGAGCCGGGGCCGTCGTGGTGCGCCTGCGCCGCTCGCCCGCTCAACCCGGTCACCGGCCAGTGCTCCACCGGCGATCTCACGAGCCTCACCATGAAAGCCAACACCACCAACGGCACCATGGAGCTGCGCCCGGAGGAGTCGTTCGCCGTCGTCGGCGCGTGCGCGCCGGGCCGCCTACTGGGTTCGCTCCCCGCAGGCGCCGCCGGCGTCGCGGGGCTCTCCCGTCGTTCGCTCTCGCTGCCGTCCCAGCTCGTGGCTCAGCGCGGCTTCGGACGCAAGTTCTCCCTGTGCCTCCCCGCCTTCGCGACCTTCGGCGACACGCCGGTGTACCTGCCCACGCCGGAGCGAGGCTTCATCGACTACACGACCTCCATCCCGTACACCCCGCTCCTAACCAACCCGGCGAACGCCGGCGGATACTACATCCCCGTCAAGGGCATCTCCGCGTCGTGGCACGGGGCGGACGCGGCGGCGGCCCTGCCCCGTGGCGCGCTCGACATTGACGTCCGCACGGGGCGCGGCGGCGTCGTGCTGAGCACGGCCACGCCGTACACGGTCATGCGGCCCGATGTGTTCCGCGCTTTCGCCAAGGCCTTCGACCACGCCATAATAAG AGGGAAGGTGAGCTTCATGGAAAGGGTGCCGGCGACGAAGCCGTTCGAGCTGTGCTACAACGGCGCGTTCCCGATGCTGAAGCGAGCTGGCCTCGACATGCCTTACATTAAACTTGAGCTGGGCGACGGCGCCACGCGCAACTGGACACTGTTCAATGATAACTACATGGTGCCAGTGGATGGTGCGATGTGCGTGGGGATCCTGCCGATGGGGCCCGATGGCATGCCGGTCGACGGCGAGCCGGCGGTGGTGATCGGCGGGAAACAGCTGGAGAACAACCTGCTGGTGTTCGATCTGGAGAAACAGGTGCTCGGGTTCAGCATGCTTCTGAGCGTCCAATTGTCCGGCTGTCGAAGCTCCTATTTCTTCAGAAACTAA